Genomic window (Corynebacterium simulans):
CCATTCCAGGGTCGAAGTCGATCACTAACCGCGCCTATATTCTGGCAGCGTTGGCTGACTCTCCATCTATCCTGCGCAATCCGTTGCAGTCACGCGATACGCGTCTTATGGAGGCAGCGCTTGAGTCCATGGGCGTTGCCTTCCGCCACGAAGGCAACGACGTCCACGTCAATCCGGGCCCGCTGCACGGCGCCACCGTCGAGTGCGGTCTCGCAGGAACGGTCATGCGCTTTGTCCCACCCGTCGCAGCACTAGCCAATGGCCCTGTCCGCATCGACGGTGACCCGCAAGCACGCAAGCGCCCAATGGGCACGATGCTTTCCGCACTGCGCAGCCTCGGCGTTGAGGTCGAGGGCGAGGGCCTGCCCTTTGCCATCTCGTCCACGTCAGTTCCAGTAGGCGGCGCAGTGACTATCGACGCCTCCGGTTCCTCCCAGTTCGTCTCCGGGCTCTTGCTTTCGGGCGCGCGCTTTAGGGAAGGCATCACCGTCACCCACGAAGGCGGCCCGCTTCCTTCCCTGCCGCATATCGAGATGACCTGTGCGATGCTGCGCCAAGCCGGCGTCGAAGTCGAAGAAAGTAACAATACCTGGCGCGTTAGCCCCGGCCCCATCGCCGGCGGGGAATGGAACATCGAGCCCGATCTCTCCAACGCCACTCCGTTCATGGCCGCAGCAGCGGTTGCTGGCGGTCGCGTAACCATCCCGCAGTGGCCACAGCACACGACCCAGCCGGGCGCTGAGATGTGCGAGATCCTGCAAGCCATGGGCGCCCACGTGGAACAAACAGAAGATTCCGTCACCGTCATCGGTGCCGCGGACGGCGACCTGCATGGCATCGAAAAGCACATGGGCGATATCGGCGAGCTCACGCCTACCGTCGCTGCCCTGTGTGCGCTTGCTTCCTCGCCCTCGCGTCTTAACGGCATCGCTCACCTGCGCGGCCACGAAACAGACCGTCTGACAGCGCTCGCAACCGAAATCAACGCCCTAGGTGGCAAGGTCACGGAGCTTTCCGACGGCCTCTATATCGAACCGGCGCAGCTCCACGGCGGGAAGTGGAATTCCTACGCGGACCACCGCATGGCAACCGCCGGCGCCATCATCGGGCTGCGCGTTAAAGGCGTGGAAGTAGAAGACATCAACACCACTGCGAAAACACTTCCTGGCTTTGCGGGAATGTGGGAAGAAATGCTGGAGGCCGCCCGTGGCTAGAAGTGCACGCTCATACGACGAATCCGACGTACGTATCCGCCCCGGTAAGGGCTCGCGTCCGCGTACAAAGGACCGCCCCAAGCACAAGGACGCCAAATTCGGCATGGTGGTGACCAAAGACCGCGGCCGCTGGGGCGTAGCGCTCGACGAGGGACCGCAGGTCGTCGCCATGCGTGCACGCGAGATGGGCCGCACCCCGGTCGAGGTCGGTGACCGAGTCGGCGTCGTCGGTGATACCAGCGGGCGCAAGGACACCCTCGCACGCATCGTCAAGCTTGCGGAGCGCACTTCTGTTTTGCGCCGCACTGCCGACGATACGGATCCTTATGAGCGCATCGTCGTCGCCAACGCCGACCGCATGCTCATCGTCACCGCAGTAGCGGATCCTCCCCCACGCTCTGGCTTTGTAGAGCGCGCACTCATCGCCGCCTTCGTCGGCAACGTGCACCCAGTGCTCTGTCTGACCAAGACCGATCTCACTGACCCGACACCTTTTGCTGCCGAATTCGCAGATCTTGACGTCACCGTCGTCGAGGCGGGCGTCGATGACTCCTTGGACCAAGTGCGTGATGTGATAAATGGCCACGTCACGGCCCTTATCGGGCACTCCGGCGTAGGTAAATCCACGCTCGTTAATCGCTTGGTTCCCGACGCTAAGCGCGAGACCGGTGAGGTCTCCGCCGTGGGCAAGGGACGCCATACCTCCACGCAATCCGTCGCTCTTCCGCTGCCAGAAGAGCTTTGTGC
Coding sequences:
- the rsgA gene encoding ribosome small subunit-dependent GTPase A, whose product is MARSARSYDESDVRIRPGKGSRPRTKDRPKHKDAKFGMVVTKDRGRWGVALDEGPQVVAMRAREMGRTPVEVGDRVGVVGDTSGRKDTLARIVKLAERTSVLRRTADDTDPYERIVVANADRMLIVTAVADPPPRSGFVERALIAAFVGNVHPVLCLTKTDLTDPTPFAAEFADLDVTVVEAGVDDSLDQVRDVINGHVTALIGHSGVGKSTLVNRLVPDAKRETGEVSAVGKGRHTSTQSVALPLPEELCADGGWIIDTPGIRSFGLAHVDADTVLGVFEDLAAATEYCPRGCTHVGPPADPECGLDLKIPEGSASARRRDAVRKLLEALRTNVDWEN
- the aroA gene encoding 3-phosphoshikimate 1-carboxyvinyltransferase, encoding MSLYWSAPRATGPLDWEQPIPGSKSITNRAYILAALADSPSILRNPLQSRDTRLMEAALESMGVAFRHEGNDVHVNPGPLHGATVECGLAGTVMRFVPPVAALANGPVRIDGDPQARKRPMGTMLSALRSLGVEVEGEGLPFAISSTSVPVGGAVTIDASGSSQFVSGLLLSGARFREGITVTHEGGPLPSLPHIEMTCAMLRQAGVEVEESNNTWRVSPGPIAGGEWNIEPDLSNATPFMAAAAVAGGRVTIPQWPQHTTQPGAEMCEILQAMGAHVEQTEDSVTVIGAADGDLHGIEKHMGDIGELTPTVAALCALASSPSRLNGIAHLRGHETDRLTALATEINALGGKVTELSDGLYIEPAQLHGGKWNSYADHRMATAGAIIGLRVKGVEVEDINTTAKTLPGFAGMWEEMLEAARG